Genomic segment of Arachis stenosperma cultivar V10309 chromosome 4, arast.V10309.gnm1.PFL2, whole genome shotgun sequence:
TTTCATTATGTTTTATGACTAATCTAGTAAGATTTTTTTCTtagagtaattttttttatagttctTTTGGGTGCTTTTTCATCCCATtatcaaaacataaaaaaaagtttataattGAAAACTATTAGATAATTTGACAAATTTAATTGAATCATCTAACAGctttttactattaattttaaatgAAGACAAATATACATGAGTCTTCACcctaataaaactaattaattttcatgACAAACCtacaaaatataaatacttTGTTAAGTTGTCGTATTTATATGTCATACATATTTCAGATATATTTAGGATACAATACTCACTAATACGTGTCTGAATTTATTGTATCCAatcatattttaataaaaaatatttttttttttctaaacaCTTTTAGACACACCCAACTACTATCTTCTATTAACTGGGTGATTAACAAATGACACGTAATTAATTAGTAGAGTAAACACTTGAAAAAGGGGGTTAGCAGTTAGGGCTGGGTTGCTAGGTATTGGAGTTAGTTGGTGACGTAGTTTTGGGGTGGGGGGAGGGAGAATCAGGTGCGAGGAGGGTGTAGGGTATTGCCCTACGCGTCGCTGTAGTGTAGCCTTGTGATTAGTGCAATCAGAGTGATAGAATGGGACCCATTTTTAAAATATGTGTGTGTCGTTGTCATGGTTTCAATTTGAAACAAAGAGCACACTCACTCTTGCAAGTAACCATGGCATTCTTGCAAGTACCGTCGTATATGAATGAATGAATTAGGGTTTTTCTTTCCTTTCGTTTGGTGGGATTAGTTTGGCCTATCTAAATTATTTCTAACCCTATATGTGGCGGCTTTTTTACTCCCCTCACATGAACTTGTCACCCTCTATTATTAGTTTAgtcttattatttattattaacatCATCATACTATATGGTTCCAATATTACATCAATAATTCTGCTTTGTTAAATTCAAAATGACAAAAACACGATTCACCAAGATTTTACCATATTTATTTACTATCCAGCCTCACTTCAAATTAACTTTATATAATCAAAAtgagataaatattaaattggtATTCAAAAAATTCTAACGCTGATAAAATGGTATCTGATTTTTATTATTGACAAAATAatctctaaaaaaattttaaaatttgacaagcgTATTCCCGAAGAAAATTGATTCTCTCAATTTATTTTAACAATTGAGAGAGTAAAGTATGATCTCAtaccattaattttataagtgagactatgaataaatatgagagagagCAATAAAACTGCGTTTGTTTCCGAAAATAGGATAAGACAAGACATTGAGAACAGGACAAGACAAGACATGATGAacagaaacacaaaattttgtgttcttgtattctgtttggtgataaactagaacagattatgaaaattcaatttattctcttttttttcattaaaaaaatttgtgatgaaaaatataataataaaaaatataattatgaaaaattaacaaaaataatgaaagaaaaaataaaaaataagttgtgtcacttgttggtgtttctgtgtcattCCTTTTAGaatggacacaaaatacactaattcagtgtctCCATGTCTCCTCTGCCAAACacaattttgtgtctctgtgtCCCTGTCTCAGTGTCCTGTCTCTGTAAACAAACACAGCCTAAAGGAttagagatcacactttatactctcaattttttttaataattgaaaagATCCATTCCCATTTTCGAACTCGTCGGAGCACATCTTGGACGAATACAATATTGACGTAGCCACATTATTTTGATGGTCTGGCAAACACTCCCAACCCGAATTCCTCCCTCCCCAATGCACACTCCCCCTTCCTCCCTCAACACCACCACAACTTCCACAAGTACCTAAAATCCGGTGCTCTAACCTAAATCCGTGATTTGCGCATCATCAGCGCTATATCTCACCGGATCGGCTTCATTTGCTAGATCCTTCTCCTTTGAACTTCTCCTCCTTCCTCCTCGTTGCAGGACGCCACTGCCGCTCAAACTCAGGGCCAACGCTGTCGCTGACGGTTTCCTGTTCTTCTTGCTAGGATCTACGGACCTTACTATCTGGCGGAAGAAGCTCATGGCCGCCAAATCCGTTATGTTCGTTCCTACTAATCCCACCGCAGACTCTTCTGATATGGTAATTGACTCTTTCGGCGGTGACTTCATGGTGGTCAATTGAAAACGTTGTTTTGTTTCTGATTTTCTTATTTCGAAGGCGGTTATTCGGCTAtagtattaaaatattttggatGTGTAGATTGACGTGCTCTTTGTAATACTTCTGTTGAATTATATGTGCAGAGAAACGGCACAATTAATTAAGGTACTAAGGGAATGTGACTGTTTCAGATTTTATTGTTGTGGCTCTATTGGTGATAACGGTGGCCCTTAATGGTGTTCTTGCCGTTGAGGTTGTTATTGCTGCGAGTGGTGGAGGTTGCTGGAGAAAACAAGAGAGTGAGAATGCGAGAACAAGAGAGTCTGTTAGGAAAGGGGGAGTGCATTGGATAGGGAAAAattagtgttgggaggatttGTCAAATTATTAAAATACGGTGGTCACATCAACATCGTATTCGTTGGAGATTGCTTCTGCAAGCTCATGACACACTTGTTAAATTTTATAATCtttcaaaaactattttatCGATAACAAAAATTAAGTGCCATTTATCAACATCAAAATCTTAAGaatactaatttaatatttcccccgaacaaaattaatataatatgaTCTAAGAGCTCTTTCGGATGATTGAACGGTGGTAATAAATTTTTGTGGCTCAATGTTAcccaatttatttatttattttcactTTCTTAAGGGATAAAGATCGAAATTAAGAAGATAAGTCTAAGTTATGTTGGGATTATGTTAAACTTCGATTCCCTTTTATTGTTAAGtacattttatatataaatacaattttaatattttaaagttttttttttaaataactttgtTTAAAGTCCACcatttattatttagttttataaaaaatattactatgATGTAGAAGCCCCTATGAATGATTAATGAAGCAAAATAGAAATACTGCTGTTATTTAATTTTACAGATTCTAAGCAATATTTTCGTATACTTGCGGTGCAAttaagttatttaattttaaggTAAGAAACTTTTGATATGAAAAAAGATCAAGAGAAATTCTCCTATTATACATATCCTATATGCTATGCATGGGAAATAAAACGTGATAAAATAAGAGCTTATATCTTCCCTCGTTTAGAATAATAACGAAATATCTTCTGTTGTTGTAACTAAGAgcaaaatacttttttttttaacaaaagcTAATTAAATTTTAAGGACTATTGgctatttatttataaaagatattGCGAATTCTGaaaaaacctcaacctgtttttctgtttagtgtttagggttgcaAAAAATTTACCTTTAGTCAAAAGTAATTGCACTTTCATTTCATGTACTGCCATCATCAACACACATAAGAAATTTAATTCGATACGAGTTTTCACCTTATAATATTCCTATTCAAATATAGTGGCTTGTGGCATGCGTTTCAATGAATAATTTTAACATGGAAAAGTTATCTTCACATGACAAAAAGACGAAAGTGTCATCGCCAAAAATGCAACAGCGCAACATGTGAGACTATAATTATTCCATATACTCAAATGCTTACTAACTACGAGAATTCGGAAAATTTAATAATTCTGGTAAACTTTGAACCGAGCTAAATCTTATTCAATTGAAGACCGTATCTCAGTGTGTGTgttaataagaaataaaaacGGAACAGATATCTCTATTTTGAAtgagaaattcgaaaaatgaaatagaataaaataaaattagtttgCTGAGTCTagcaaataaatattttttggatagACCCTACAATATAATATTATGAATAATTAAAGGTATTCTTctcaattaataataaatatgtgTACATAACCATAAAGAGGGGTTTGTACTAGCAGAGCCCAATTGTTGAAGATAATGTGTTTCATAGTTAATGCTGCTTTGTACATACAGCAACCCATTGGCCAGCGACAGACCCTTAAATAGAGTTTAGATCCGCAAGTCCTTGACCTGTCGGGTTGGGAGATAcgtggaaaataaaaaaaaaattaagaattgcATGCAACGCTAGCTGTTACCATTTTTCCCCCCTTGTATACCTCCAAAGTGTTCCATGGCGATGATTCAATTTGGCACTTTACCacattaaaaaatagaaaagttttgGGAGGGGGAAACACAGTTACATAGTTAATTACTAAAAAGTGctcttttataattaattactacAAGAAATTATATTAATTGGATAACGACTCTAACAAAATGATTACTATTATTAGCAGTATTAATTAATGAATGGAAGGAAGTAGACAGGAGAGAGTGGTGGCGCCACTGTGAGTAAAAGGCAGAAGATGCTTGCAACATGATAGCCAGAAATGAATTTAAAGATTTTCAGATGCTTGCTATTTGTCAAGTACTTCTTGTGTCTTCATTACCCATTATTTCCAAACCAATGACCCCTCACTCACTGCCTCACTCCCTATTCATTGGTTTCACCCTTTGGCGTTTTGccaaaagagagaaaaaaaaaagttatttatataTGACAAGTGAAAACATTAGCAAGGTATTAACTATTAAGTCCCAcatgatttaaaaataaaaatctaataGTTTTTGCAAGTGTAAGAGAGTTATTCCCTTTTACCCTTTTAAgttagattttaaaattgaattagATCCATTTAGTTTCTTACATAAGGTAACAAAAAAGGCAATATATAGATTCAGAATTTACAAGTCTAATTGTacaaaattgaatttaaattgtaCATAGTTCATAATGTCAAAAATTCTCAACTAATTGTACACAGTTGCGAATATTGAATTCATCACTGACAAGTGATAGCATAGCAAAGTTAGGCacttaggtagcgtttggtggagagacaaaGACAAAAAAACTGAAATTGAGAGACAAAGACTAAGAGAaagagattgaaataaatctcaatattctgtttggtgcaaaatggaaaacagaaattgaaataagaatgaaactctaatttaatttgtacaaagggtaaaattgaaattaattaattgaaatgagagtattttaggtataaaatgttattaaaatttcagtctctatctctaaaaattttagtctccTATGTCTCCACATTTtagaggtactgaaatactgaaattttggagacagacagaaattttaataccagtctctgaaccaacaaacatgatactgaGTCTCAATCTCTTAGTCTCTGTTTCAGTACCtcaaacaaacgctaccttaggTTTTGGATAATGGTCTAATTAATATATGGCTAAAACCctaaaagatatattttaaaCTGCAAATCATGGATTAAGGTATATTTAATTAGACAAGTGCCAACATGGTTCAATTGATAATGCTAGAAAAACAGTAACTTTTTCCAGCTTTTCAGCTAAAACAACACAGTGGTCTCAATCTCAACCCACCTCTGAAATGGTCCCAACAAAAAGAAGCAGAAACAATGCTGCATGGCTACAGTGACAACTTGCAAATAGAGTGTAAGACAAAGGCAAAAAATTTCAAGTGGCTACCATCACTTGTTGTGGTAAAATTACATTCTTTTTTCCTACATGAAGTTTTCCCTATATTTTTAAGGGGAGTAACATTGATACTTGTTTACTTAATTCATTCTGTTTATTGTCACTATTTTTATTTACTGTATGTCTGTATCCATATGCACCTACATAAAGATGTAATAACATTTGGTTAaagaatataatataattaaggCTATATTAAAGTTTAATGGTCCTTAATATTATGACCTATAGGCATTATTACTTATGAATTCATAAAGAATAATTAACTGAAAAAGCATATTCTTTTAGCTAAAAGTGAATTATTTCATTCATGGGTTTccagagaaaagaaaaaggtaaTGGTAAAATGTATGAAAAACAGGGACAGAGAGAGTAATAACACTTACACTCCTGTTTCTAACTTTCAACATTAACAAATGGACAATGAAGCATTGATCAGAAGGCTGCCCCATCAAATCTATCATAAATATTGCAATGCAAGATACGAAATTCCACCATTCCCCCCTTTCAGCCATTGAGGTGATTTACTTTCTTGCAGGCCATACCAAATTCCACCACCAAGgtaaaataataaatgaaaaaaagagaaaaatcttGCGGGACCAGAAACGATTACGAAGAACTCTGTAGGCGTGTCTTGATCCACGACTCCAGATTTCGGAGTTCCTCATTGCTTATTGAGTGAGCAAGACCAGGATAAGCCTGCAATTAGAACAAATGTCAGCATCATGATGAAGATTAAAAAAGAGGGGTCAACAGATGAATCATTAAAAACTTGAAATCTCACCTTAAATTCACAGCCAACACCAATTTTTTCAAGGAAAGGGGGACCTGCTTGTCCAGCCTCAAACAAGACTGTTCTATCAATAATCCCATGGGACCATAATAGTGGTGTCTGCAGATATTTATATAAACTATGtcaacataaataaaataggtgATAAGTACATACCAAAATTCAGTTGAGTTGAATAGTATTCAGGGACTAGGTATACAAGTTATAATTGCCTTAGAAAACTCGGATATTCTATCAATTGGTACTAAGTTAGTCTAACTTAACTCACATGGTTCATATATTTCTATGTTGGGATATAATGATGTTGATATTTTTCACTTACATCAAACAAGTAATGAGAATAATGAAATTCTTAAATATTTGTACCCGCTTTGCCTCGGGTGAAATTTGTCCTATGATGGACGAAGATGAGTTAAATGGTACCCAGCCACTAAATACTGCACCTCCACCTAAAGTTTTTGGGTAAAGCAGAACGCTAGCCAAGGTCAATGCACCTGCAAAACGTTACTGCAATTCATTGGAAATCTATACATATGCTTTTCTTTAAAGGAATTAGTGTGATGAAGGAGATGATGAAAGCACCGAGATATGTAGAGACACATATAGAGAAAGGAAATAAGAAAGCAACCTCCTTGACTGAATCCACAGATAAATACATTATTAGGGTTTGTGCCATCAGCTATTTCCTTGTCTATTGTAGCATGCACATTCTTAACAGCTTTAAGCAAACCACTCTCATCTTGTGGAGAGTCCTGACAATAAGTAAAATTCTTTCAAATATAAATTGATATGCCAACAACTCCATCCTAAACAAGATATAGCATAAACACAACAATCATAGAAGAATACTAAATTGGACTTCTCAATGAAGTGAATGGCAAAACTAAGAAGTTATAAGATGAGATGTGcaactaattattttttacaaaatgcAAGACCTCAAATTGCTCACCATGTAGACCAAGCTTTCTATTTAGACAAAGTAATTGaatggaaaaagaaaaggaggaagCTGACAAATTAAACAAGATCATGATCACCGTCCAGGGGACCTATAAATCACTTAAGAAAAAAGTGCATACTCAAATAGACAATCTAAAAGAACTGTGCAACAAAGAATAAGTAGGAAAATGGAGGTATGAAAATTGTGTATTAGTTTCCTTTCATGACTGGAACTGCAGAGAGTCTATTAAACTTAATAAATCAAAGAAATAAGGGAATGCTAAACTTACAGCAGTTATAGGAATCTCATGAATGTCAAACCATGAGGGCATTACATGACCATCTACAAGATGAAACAAATCAAAATACTCGTTATCTCTCAGACTGGAAAGCATATTATATCTTCATTCGTTAAAAGTATATACAAAGTCAGATTGTCATTATATCATGTTGCAAGGAATTGTGATTTCATCTAATATAGTGGTGAAATGAATATGCTTTAAAACTTCGATGGATGCATAGTTAAAATTTGCCAATCAAGCAAAAACTTAAGACATTGAAGGAATAAAAACAAGAGAACATATATAAGAAATGGATTAAAAGAACCTTTCCtcaaaaattataaatgttGGATCACTATATGTTCAGGCTAAAAGCAATAATTGAtgacaagagtgcaactctatGTACTTAAAATTTCTAGGAATTGCATTTTGGTCAATAATTCACCATCATACATGATGCTAAGCTCATCAAATTCTAAAATTGACGCTAGCCAAATGCTGCCAATACTATTCTCTCCAGTATTAGTTGGGGGATCGAAAAGCAACACACTTAACATCCCAGCCCATGGCGCTAGTAACAAGTGTAACCaacaacaacaaacaacaacaaatctTATTCCACCAGGTGGAATCAACTACATGAATCAAGCGACAACATTGCACCCTATCATGTCTACACTCTACAATGAGATCGTTCACACATAAATCTCACTTGATCACTTCCTGCAGAGCCTTTTTAGCTCTTCCTCTAACCACTAGTTTATTTTTCATTTGATCCACCCTTCTGGCTCGATTATCTACTGACATTGTCCCCATATGTCTAAACCAATGATACTCCGCCGTCTAACAAGTGTAACTCCTTACACGAAATATGATCCTAAGGAATTTTGTgataaaaattgaaagaaaaaaaggtATTGTAGCTAGAAATTATTTTGTTCTTGACTCAACCCTTAGCACTAAAGATTGAATGAGGGAATCAAGCTTCAGCATATAGTAACGAACAAGATTCTGATGGGATAAGGACAACAGAATGAAAGAGCCACCACCACTAGAGCAACAAGGACATGGCAAAAAACAGCAAATTCAGGCATgtgatttgtttttcatctaaatGGAAGCCAAAACAAGTATCCAAAACAGGTAGTATAAAAACATTGAATGATTCATTGTCCACAGAAAGCATGAAAAAGCATAATTTGAATGGGCAAAGAGAGATCAcgagaaaggaaagaagagctTATTACAGTTGCAAGTGACAGGGGCATTTGGCGCAGAGGGAAAGAGCCACTTGGTGTTCCTGAACTGAGGGGAAGTGAACAAGTTCTTGATGGGTTCGTTGGCAGGGCCAGAGTCACCCAAACCGTGAAGCCAGAGAACAAAGCTTCGACCCactgaagaggaggaagaagacaTGGTAGACAAAGATGAAGAAGGGTTTTGGGTTTGTGGGGACTGAAACACGAAGAAAACTGCGCTGGTAAGTGTGACTAACAACACAAGAATGGCTTTTATCAAATTCAAAAGCATAAACTTCATCACCGTCCGTCGCAGATTCCACCGTTGGATTTTCGGGTCTCCTCCTATTTTTCCTTCcgtctcgcaaaagacatcaaTTACCCTTCTCTTTTCCCATTTTTACTTTCATGGTTCcatgggtttttttttttttttacgagCATTGTTTGCAGGCTAGTATTAACTCAGCCCAACCAATTTCACCACATGTTTTATGATTTCTCACGTAACTCTTAATAAGAgcatgaccaaaaaaaaaaaatacaagtgTTTTTAACCTTTTGTGCATGTTTGGGCgtcattattttattaaaaaaaaatttttttaatgaaaaaagatttttttttattttttatcgtgtttggcaaatttctagtagtaaaaataaaagcactagtaaaataaaaaaaagatcttttttgagaagctgtaatttacatctttttttaaaagatttttttctttaaaaaaaagatatttttcatgtaataaataaacaaaaagtacttttatattgttatacccaaacataattgatagataaaaaaagACCTTTTTACATGAGACATCCAAGCATAAAATTACTTTTGCTTTTCAATAAGATCTTTTAAGAAAAGATAACTCgaaaaaagatattttcttaaaaactcaTCCAAACAAGCCCTTTATCTATAACTATTAACTAATTTGAATTGATATCAGTTCAATCATctacttaaataaatattttaaaatttgaatctttttgtatatatgtaaatataataaacttTTGAATAAAACTCAAAATTGCAATTAGATTAGTCCTTTAGTCAGTTAAATTAAGagatattataaaaatatatatatataaattaatttttgatttttgtATAGATTGTAACCAAATACATTAATTTATGAACAAATATCTCAAAACTCAGAGATAAAAACTATCATCAATATAAGATGGGgagtattattttaaaatgatttgATAGTTTAAGATAatgcaataatttttttgtgagATTTGTCTTATGATTTTGGACAACTCTAACGCTATCATGTAGACATTCGGACATACTCAATTTCTTAAATTAAGACTAAATCAGTTTAACTCTCAATATTTAATAAGAAAGTTAAGAATATAAGAAAATACAAGAGAAATGAAGTTTTGGTAGaaagaatattttattattcaagtGTTTATTACAAATGACTATttatacttttatatatatCCACACTCTTCTAGAATACTCTATGTCTAAAATCTTTTAAGATATTTTGAGACTTTCTAAGATATTTTAGAATATTCCAGAACCATCTAGAACATTCTCaaacacataaaaaaataatacaaatactGTTAATCTTCTAAAATTTATCGTAATACTTGATTATCTTCTTAACCATtacactattttttttttaaattgttgaAAAAGTCTTTaacatgtatataatatttttctttctatttcaaTTTGGTTGCAATTTATTTAGGGGGTGAAATTTTCTGGGAGAAAGactttatacaaaaaaaaaagaatactcTTATGCAATTTGTAAGGGATGAAATTTTGTGGAAAATTTTTGTTAGGAAAATAATGAGGAATCtttacaatatatataatggattgaaaatttgacccaataacaaaaaaaaaaaaaaacaccactCAAATTATCCAAACTAAAAATTTCCTTATCTGAACTTGGCGGGCAATCGTGCCCTTAGCTTCTGTGCTTGCAGTCTGCCATAGAGGTGGGAGGGGGAGGAGGTTCAAACTAATCACCATGAAACTAGTACCCGTATGGCCCTTTTCTTACTTGGATGGGAAAGCCCCTATTCCCGATTCGATCAGTGATCGTATGGAATAGATTGGACTGCTTCCTCTTTTGAGGCTGTCCGCTCCGTAGCCTATTGTCTTGGGAAAGTGGCCTGAGAGTGCTGCCTATCGTCCAATCTCATTCTTATCTATTCCACTGGCTGTGACAAAGACATATCTGCTAGAACGAGTGCTTTAAGAGTACGGTCATAAAGTCTATTAAGAGAGGACCGCGCACAGGAAAGAGAGAAGAGCGACAACAAGGTATCAACCCACTTTCAAGGAAGAGAACTGAGTGCTATCAATCCTCCACAAAAATCATTGTACGCACGAGTAGTAGATGAGGGATGGAGTGAATTAGAGAAAGTTTCTCACAGAACAAagggagaagaaagaaaataaaatagaaaagaacTTATAATAGAATCCCAACGGACCCATCTAACTAAAATACAGCCTACAGTGAACCAGCTGTTCACAAGGATTGCTATAATGGCGTGGCTTAAAGGCGTAGCTTTTAGTTTCATGCGTAGCCTTTTTTTTGGCTTGGACTAGGATTAGCGTGGCACTTGCACTCTGCTTGAACCGGGTTCCCTACTCTAATAAAGTAAGTGCCCCGAGGCTAGGTCTCAATCAATATAAAGAAAAGCCATCACTCTTAGCGCTGTCTCTTCAGTTGCGTACTCATTAGCCTAGTCTAAAGCTAGTTCAGCGAGGTAGTTTACTTGCTGACTCGATAGAGTTTGGGTACGACTCAGCTCTTTGAAAGCTTTCACCTCGACTAGAAGGAAGAAAGAAGCCTATAAGTATGTCTACCTTCCGCCTTGTCCTTAGATAGAAGAAGAACAGGAGAAGCAAGAATGGCAATAACCGTAGCTATTTCCGCTTCGGAATTGCTACTAGAAGGGAGTTCTCACCGGGAAAATCTCTTTAGAGAAGCAAAGTCCTAATCAAAGCAGCAAAGCAAGGTAAGTCAATTCTTTCTTTTAGGATAGATCCAAAGTGCCAGCGATTTAGGTGTTGGAGGAGTAAGGGCTTTTAGCCTAGGAAGACGACGGTGCTAGAGAATCAGTGAATGGGGGAATAATGATAGTCGAAGGGAGGTAGCGGTCTAAGCCTCTTAGGCTTGGCACAGGAATTCTTCTCTCACCCGCAAGGAAGTATTCAgttattctaaaattttaacCATTTTTTATACCCTAATTTACCAATTCGACGTCTTCTTTCTCAAAATCTCTGTTGCCGCCTATTCATCAACCATCTCCCTTCACCGGCGTCATTCTCCCGCTCACTGGACATCATTGTCGCCTCCTGGGTTCATCAAGCCGTCGCCGCTTCACCAACCATCCCATTCACCGGCGCCACTCTCTCTTTCACTGGAAACAATCATCCGCCTATTTAGTGAAATTACCATTCAATTTTTCTTAATTGTATATACTTAAACCAAATCGAACAAAATAACAATCCacttaagaataaaaataatcattcgCATATCTagtgaattgaacatccaacatattttaattatataactAAACTCAATTCAATCAAAATAACCATCTacataagaattaaaataatcatctaTATACTTACTAAAATGACCATCCTAAACAGGTCATTGAATTAATATTAATCTGTCCAAAAATGTCATGGAGAAGTCTAGCCTTAACAGCTTTTTGAAACTCTATTTTCATTTTCAACCTTCAATCCTTCATCAGTTTGATccaaagagaagaaagagattGGAGTACATCACAAAATGCCAACACTATGCTATTAGCAAACTAACAAATTCAATAGCTAAAAGGGACACAAGAAGCACACAAACAGTGTTTATACAACCTTTTTCTCCTATTGTGATAGCTGCTGATGAGAATGAACGAATTAGAATATAGAACCATGAAAAGGCAATATCAACATAATCAtgaatcatcatcatcaacatgaATACCAACACCTCAAGAacgatgaaaaagaagaagctcgGTGTTTCTTTGATGATAATGCAGCAGCCACAGAGAAGTATGGAAGGGACTGCGGAGGTATCCGACTTTCTTACAGAAAAATAAGATGCGATTTCGGTTGGTAGGAACCCCACAACGACGTCAGAAGTGAATGCGGCAGCGTCGGCACAGTCTCTGAGACTTGAAAGTTGAAAAAttataatgaaattaaaaataactgtttattaaaatactaattctaaatttttaaattttaatttttaaaattaaataattaattagaaatctaatatttaatttttaatttttttaaaatttattgtatatattatatactaATATCATTATTTTCCCATACTTTCTCTTTGTGGGATGAAATTTGTTTAGTCTGCATAAGTGCATATGCAA
This window contains:
- the LOC130974304 gene encoding probable carboxylesterase SOBER1-like isoform X1; this translates as MLLNLIKAILVLLVTLTSAVFFVFQSPQTQNPSSSLSTMSSSSSSVGRSFVLWLHGLGDSGPANEPIKNLFTSPQFRNTKWLFPSAPNAPVTCNYGHVMPSWFDIHEIPITADSPQDESGLLKAVKNVHATIDKEIADGTNPNNVFICGFSQGGALTLASVLLYPKTLGGGAVFSGWVPFNSSSSIIGQISPEAKRTPLLWSHGIIDRTVLFEAGQAGPPFLEKIGVGCEFKAYPGLAHSISNEELRNLESWIKTRLQSSS
- the LOC130974304 gene encoding probable carboxylesterase SOBER1-like isoform X2, giving the protein MSSSSSSVGRSFVLWLHGLGDSGPANEPIKNLFTSPQFRNTKWLFPSAPNAPVTCNYGHVMPSWFDIHEIPITADSPQDESGLLKAVKNVHATIDKEIADGTNPNNVFICGFSQGGALTLASVLLYPKTLGGGAVFSGWVPFNSSSSIIGQISPEAKRTPLLWSHGIIDRTVLFEAGQAGPPFLEKIGVGCEFKAYPGLAHSISNEELRNLESWIKTRLQSSS